The following proteins come from a genomic window of Mammaliicoccus sp. Marseille-Q6498:
- a CDS encoding NAD-dependent succinate-semialdehyde dehydrogenase: MKNHKVYNPATNDLIKTIDFTTEEETIQQIDKAQEAFLSWSEKDAHERSALLTKWYQLIDEHKEELAELITLENGKPYKEALGEVAYANSYIQWYQEEAKRIYGRTIPANQSSKKIITDQFPVGVVGAITPWNFPAAMIARKMAPALAAGCTIICKPALETPLTTIRMVELAHEAGIPEDAIQYVILSGRDAGRIFTESPIIQKITFTGSTPVGKTLIKASADTVKNATMELGGLAPVIVHKDADIELAVDQTIATKFRNSGQTCISANRIFVHQDIEAAYTDLLTQKVNALKVGNGLDEGVEMGPLINEKAVDKVLDHIEDAVENGGELSQQIADIKLGGNFLKPVVIKKANLNMKVMHEETFGPIAAVMSYDDLDEIIKVANDTEFGLAAYFFTNDYKTGFHIYNKLDYGVIGWNDGAPSAAHAPFGGFKESGYGREGGIEGIEPYLETKYLSIGNASL, from the coding sequence ATGAAAAACCACAAAGTGTACAACCCGGCGACAAATGATTTAATTAAAACAATCGACTTTACGACTGAAGAAGAAACGATTCAACAAATTGATAAGGCACAAGAAGCTTTTCTATCATGGAGTGAAAAAGATGCACATGAACGTTCTGCATTATTAACAAAATGGTACCAATTAATTGATGAACATAAAGAAGAACTTGCTGAATTGATAACGTTAGAAAACGGCAAACCTTATAAAGAAGCTTTAGGCGAAGTCGCTTATGCGAATAGTTATATACAATGGTATCAAGAAGAAGCTAAACGTATATATGGTAGAACAATACCTGCTAACCAAAGCAGCAAAAAAATTATTACAGATCAATTTCCTGTAGGTGTCGTTGGCGCAATTACACCTTGGAATTTCCCAGCAGCAATGATAGCTAGAAAAATGGCACCAGCACTAGCAGCAGGATGTACAATAATTTGTAAACCTGCATTAGAAACACCGCTAACAACAATTAGAATGGTAGAATTAGCACATGAAGCGGGTATACCTGAAGATGCTATACAATATGTCATTTTATCAGGTAGAGATGCTGGAAGAATTTTTACAGAAAGTCCAATCATTCAAAAAATTACGTTTACAGGATCAACACCAGTTGGTAAGACGCTTATCAAAGCATCAGCAGATACAGTTAAGAACGCAACGATGGAGCTAGGCGGTTTAGCACCAGTTATCGTTCATAAAGATGCTGACATTGAACTTGCAGTAGACCAAACGATTGCAACTAAATTTAGAAACTCAGGTCAAACATGTATTAGCGCAAACAGAATTTTTGTACATCAAGATATAGAAGCAGCATATACAGACTTACTTACTCAAAAAGTAAATGCTTTAAAAGTTGGTAACGGACTTGATGAAGGTGTAGAAATGGGACCTTTAATCAATGAAAAAGCAGTCGACAAAGTATTAGATCATATTGAAGATGCAGTTGAAAATGGTGGCGAACTTTCACAACAAATAGCAGACATTAAGCTAGGCGGAAACTTCTTAAAACCAGTTGTTATTAAAAAAGCTAATCTCAATATGAAAGTGATGCACGAAGAAACATTCGGGCCAATCGCTGCAGTTATGAGCTATGATGACTTAGACGAAATCATTAAAGTAGCAAATGATACAGAATTTGGATTGGCAGCTTATTTCTTCACAAATGACTATAAAACCGGATTCCATATTTATAACAAACTAGATTACGGTGTAATAGGTTGGAACGACGGCGCACCATCAGCAGCACACGCACCATTCGGAGGATTTAAAGAAAGTGGATACGGTAGAGAAGGCGGTATCGAAGGCATCGAACCATACTTAGAAACAAAATACTTATCTATCGGAAACGCTTCGTTATAA
- a CDS encoding amidohydrolase family protein: MIIKNINLIDGTGNDIQKEIDIKIEYGVITEIGQNIQGEEVVDGKGQYLLPGMIDSHVHVMLEMEPIENKLSTPFSYNFYKAIDHLKRTVNAGVTTVRDALGADLGLKEAINDGLILGPKLQISVNALTITGGHGDSYTKSGILFPVLQDGYPGMPNGICDGVEEVRKKSREMLRAGADVLKVHATGGVTSATDHPDYTQFSLEELKVIVEEAQFRNNRKVMAHAQGLQGVKQCIEAGIHSIEHGIYLDDEAVKLMKENDMYLVPTLLAPLSVIEFATELGMSTNSINKSKQVMQDHIDSFKKAQQHGVKIAMGTDAGVFKHGTNLRELELMVEHGMTEMEAIIASTKTAAECLGYDKEIGTIEVGKKADFIILEQNPLEDISTLRDPNKIKVVSIDGKFVKDIRNG, encoded by the coding sequence ATGATTATTAAAAATATAAATCTAATAGATGGTACAGGAAATGATATTCAAAAAGAAATAGATATTAAAATAGAATACGGTGTCATTACAGAAATCGGTCAAAACATTCAAGGCGAAGAAGTAGTTGATGGTAAAGGTCAATACTTATTACCAGGCATGATAGATAGTCACGTTCACGTCATGCTGGAAATGGAACCTATTGAAAATAAACTATCTACCCCATTTTCGTATAACTTTTATAAAGCAATCGATCATTTAAAAAGAACAGTAAATGCTGGCGTTACAACTGTTCGTGATGCTTTAGGTGCAGATTTAGGTTTAAAAGAAGCGATCAATGACGGTCTTATATTAGGCCCTAAGCTACAAATTAGTGTTAACGCATTAACGATAACTGGTGGTCATGGCGATAGTTATACAAAATCAGGTATATTATTCCCAGTACTTCAAGACGGCTATCCAGGAATGCCAAATGGAATTTGTGACGGTGTCGAAGAAGTTAGAAAGAAATCACGCGAAATGTTAAGAGCAGGCGCTGACGTACTTAAAGTTCATGCTACTGGTGGTGTTACAAGCGCAACAGATCACCCAGACTATACACAATTTTCATTAGAAGAATTAAAAGTCATCGTCGAAGAAGCACAATTTAGAAACAATCGGAAAGTTATGGCACATGCCCAAGGATTACAAGGCGTCAAACAATGTATCGAAGCCGGTATCCATTCCATCGAACATGGTATTTATTTAGACGACGAAGCAGTTAAACTCATGAAAGAAAACGATATGTATCTCGTTCCAACATTACTCGCACCACTTTCCGTTATCGAATTCGCTACTGAGTTAGGAATGAGCACAAATTCCATCAACAAATCAAAACAAGTTATGCAAGACCATATTGATAGCTTCAAAAAAGCACAACAACACGGTGTTAAAATCGCGATGGGTACAGACGCCGGTGTATTTAAACACGGCACAAACTTAAGAGAATTAGAACTAATGGTCGAACACGGAATGACAGAAATGGAAGCAATCATAGCATCTACTAAAACCGCGGCAGAATGCTTAGGTTACGATAAAGAAATTGGAACAATCGAAGTCGGTAAAAAAGCAGACTTTATTATACTCGAACAAAACCCATTAGAAGATATCTCTACATTAAGAGACCCAAACAAAATTAAAGTCGTATCTATAGATGGTAAATTCGTAAAAGATATTAGAAATGGATAA